A single window of Mugil cephalus isolate CIBA_MC_2020 chromosome 1, CIBA_Mcephalus_1.1, whole genome shotgun sequence DNA harbors:
- the LOC125020725 gene encoding histone-lysine N-methyltransferase SUV39H1-like: MAENLKGCSVACKMSWDELEDACRREKLHCKELGVNRSNVNEYEVEFLCDYKKTKEGEFYLVKWRGFPESDNTWEPKRNLRCPKLMKLFHLDLDHELRLRKRHSVPKRLDKEVAMSLVQKAKLRKNLQQWESHLNQTRNHSGRIYVINEVDLEGPPKNFTYINNYKVGPGIVLDEMAVGCECKDCFDDPVNGCCPGASLHRMAYNDRGQIRIRPGEPIYECNSQCGCGSDCPNRVVQKGIQFDLCIFKTENGRGWGVRTLQHIKKNTFVMEYVGEIITTDEAERRGHVYDRQGSTYLFDLDYVEDVYTVDAAHLGNISHFVNHSCDPNLQVYNVFIDNIDERLPRIALFSTRAIRAGEELTFDYKMQIDAVDTESTKMDSSFSLVGLPSSPKKRIRVECRCGSDSCRKYLF; the protein is encoded by the exons GTTGCAGCGTGGCCTGCAAGATGTCCTGGGATGAGCTCGAGGACGCGTGTCGCAGGGAGAAGCTCCACTGTAAAGAGCTCGGAGTGAACAGATCCAACGTAAATGAGTACGAGGTGGAGTTCCTCTGTGACTACAAGAAGACAAAG gaGGGGGAGTTCTACTTAGTGAAGTGGAGGGGCTTCCCAGAATCCGACAACACCTGGGAACCCAAGAGGAACCTCAGAtgccccaaactgatgaaactgttccacctggacctggatcaCGAGCTGAGGCTCCGCAAGAGACACTCCGTCCCCAAAAGGCTCGACAAGGAGGTCGCCATGTCCCTGGTGCAGAAAGCCAAGCTCCGTAAAAACCTACAGCAGTGGGAGTCCCATTTAAATCAGACTCGCAATCACTCGGGCCGCATCTACGTGATAAACGAGGTCGACTTGGAGGGCCCGCCCAAAAACTTCACCTACATCAACAACTACAAAGTGGGCCCGGGCATCGTGCTGGACGAGATGGCCGTGGGCTGCGAGTGCAAGGACTGCTTCGACGACCCGGTGAACGGCTGCTGCCCCGGGGCCTCGCTGCACCGCATGGCCTACAACGACAGGGGCCAGATCCGCATCCGGCCGGGCGAGCCCATATACGAGTGCAACTCCCAGTGCGGCTGCGGCTCCGACTGCCCCAACAGAGTCGTGCAGAAGGGCATCCAGTTCGACCTGTGCATCTTCAAGACGGAGAACGGGCGCGGGTGGGGCGTCCGCACGCTGCAGCACATCAAGAAGAACACGTTCGTCATGGAGTACGTGGGAGAG atcATCACGACAGACGAAGCGGAGAGGAGGGGTCACGTGTACGACCGCCAGGGCTCCACGTACCTGTTTGACCTGGACTATGTGGAGGACGTGTACACGGTCGACGCCGCCCACCTGGGAAACATTTCACACTTCGTCAACCACAGT TGTGACCCCAACCTGCAAGTGTACAACGTGTTCATCGACAACATCGACGAGAGGCTTCCAAGAATTGCTTTATTTTCAACTCGGGCCATTCGGGCGGGAGAGGAGCTCACGTTTGACTACAAGATGCAAA TCGATGCAGTCGACACAGAAAGCACCAAAATGGACTCCAGTTTCAGTCTAGTGGGGCTGCCCAGCTCCCCCAAGAAGAGGATCCGAGTGGAGTGTCGATGCGGGTCGGACTCATGTCGAAAATATCTGTTTTGA